In the Brettanomyces nanus chromosome 1, complete sequence genome, aaaatcTTGGACGGTAATTGACAAATGATATtcatgaaaaattggagaaCTGTTTTGTTCAACGAAACAATATAAAAAGTAGATGATTAAAGGACTGTCGCTATGATCTACTCGAtgctcatcttcttatcgATAACTGTCAATGACGTAGCTTAAATGTTATTGTTTTGCTCTCATGCATGAGATTGCCGCGATGCTGAGGTAGAGAAAGCTTCACACGTGACCTAAGAGCTTTCGGCCGATGGAAGAGGAATGTTCAAATTTTAGCTTAGGGTTAACTAAGAAAAGTGCACGTGACTTGTTTTTACGCTACGATATAAATATATCCCAGGCATGAAGCACGCAGAAAACCAAAGGTTCTGAATGCGATAAACTGGGAGCTTTCTCTCGGAACAGTGTACCATATCGGCACCACTAACAGATAGTAGTAGAATCGAAATAATGTTAACAATTTGAAGCAAGAACCAGACATTCCAGCAAGAAATCTCTAAATCTTTAAACGAGCCCAAACGAAATGAATGGTCCTAAAGCCAACACAGTCTTCGAAATATTGGAGCAGTAACACCTTCTGAGATATTGAAAACCAATACCCAAAAGAGAAACTAGTCCTCACAAAATCCGGTCGGATCCATAACGCCTGTTTGGAATAGCAAGCAAAGAATCAAAGTCCTAAATTCCAAAACCGATTCGAGCCAAACAGCAACTGCTGATACAATTCCTGGGTAAAccgaagaaagaagagagtaaAGGTTAATTGATGTTAAACAAAAGATCTTCTCTACAAAGTCatatgaaaatttttttctcaagAAAGCTGATTACGTAATCCgactttttttttaagaAAACGcgaattgaaaaagagcaAAAGGAGGaaacaaggaaagaaaTAAGGAGAGACTACGACTAGATTATTGCTTTTACTTTCCATCACAGAAATGCCTCGCAAGGGCCGTAAAGGTAGAAAAGGAAGACATGATACTTCCATGGttaaggaggagaaggaagaagtagttaaacaagaagaggaaaataTAGATGCGGAATCTGAAGACGATGCAGACTACAATCCGAAAGAGATCATTaaaaatggtgaagaagaagttgatagTGACACCGAAGTTGTTTACGTTGTGATCAACCAAATTAGAGGTCGTGGAAGGCCTAGattaaaaagaaagggagaggaagaacttcctaaaaataagaagatcaagaaggTTTTCgtcgatgaagatggtaaCCGGTTGACTATTCGTGACGACGAAGTGGTGACACCGGATGATCCTAAGGGAGATGAGAAGATAACGGAAATGGGTGACTTGAGGGGTGGACGGCAATTTAAAGTAAAGACATTTACTGCCATCGGTCGTGGTGATAGAAAGTACATGGTTTCCACAGACATAGCTAGAAATGTGGGATATAGAGACTCGTATTTTCTATTCCAGAAGCATTCTCATCTATTTAGAGTGACAATAAATGAGGTGGACAAGCTTACGATGATCCGCGCGGGAATTTTACCGTCTTCTTTCAAGACGAGAGCAGTTTATCTTGTGACTGCACGATCCATTTACAAAGAATTTGGTGCCAAAGTGATTATTAATGGACGACAAGTGATTGACGATTATTATGAGGATAAAGCTAGGAAAGACGGTGCCATTGAAGGAGCTCCCGCACTTTCCATTATTGAATCTACTGCACACCGTAGTCACCACAAGAAACATGAGATTGTTGCCAATCAGATACTTCCATCTCAAGCCTCTGACAAATTGAGCGTTACTTGGATCTATGACAATGCCTTGAAATGCAGACAATTCGAATCTATGCTGTTATATGACAGGCTAGACTTGTTCAACAATATAGCTAGTGGCAATACAGACAGAGATTCCTACACGGGAATTACGTTTG is a window encoding:
- a CDS encoding uncharacterized protein (BUSCO:EOG09343JXP), which encodes MPRKGRKGRKGRHDTSMVKEEKEEVVKQEEENIDAESEDDADYNPKEIIKNGEEEVDSDTEVVYVVINQIRGRGRPRLKRKGEEELPKNKKIKKVFVDEDGNRLTIRDDEVVTPDDPKGDEKITEMGDLRGGRQFKVKTFTAIGRGDRKYMVSTDIARNVGYRDSYFLFQKHSHLFRVTINEVDKLTMIRAGILPSSFKTRAVYLVTARSIYKEFGAKVIINGRQVIDDYYEDKARKDGAIEGAPALSIIESTAHRSHHKKHEIVANQILPSQASDKLSVTWIYDNALKCRQFESMLLYDRLDLFNNIASGNTDRDSYTGITFVPNITQPTRHKIRKIVGSNEGENKLIFETKMVDSLRIKTGLSEVPTEIYEGVVDEDVRKAIEEQKKLELGD